The stretch of DNA TCAAATGAAAGATGAAGCTAGtcattattataattattttgaCAAAGCATGACCTTAAGATATGTCTCTGTTATGAAATCAGCTACTATCTTTTTGGTCGTTTTTCCATCTATAAATGGCATAAGTTGCTAAGTTACAAAACGCCATGTTTGCCTAACGTTCTAGAAGTTCCACATACACCCATAAGTTGTATGTAAatcttagagcccgtttggacatgaGAATcacaaaattttcaatttttacttgaagatgaattttggaattttttaaaaatttaaaaaattcccaaatactgtttttcaaaattttaactcagatcactcacaaaaattcaaaaacaacccaaaattatttttatgtccaaacacaactctaattttcaaatatcattatcacttgaaaaaaaattaacttttttttgaaattttacaattcttatgtccaaacacccaCTTAGTCAATTATTTTTACTAGAGAACAACAAATTataaattcattaaatattataGAGAGGAGCAAGGAATCTTTGTAAAGCATTTGACACAGATAAAATGGAAATATCTTTTAccacttgtttggatggttgttacatgtcGTTTCAATAATGTATCGTATCGCATTGCACTATATTGTACTGTATCATTCGATAAATTATATCGTTTGTTGTCATTTCATGATATCACCTACTAGTAATGTGAAGAttaaacttgtaatattatttaaaaaaattataatacgAAGTAAAATTATTACGTAAAAAGGTAGGATAgaggataaaataaaattatttaataataatgaaagATGAGATGAGAGAAAAATACAAGGTAACGACATGACCacattaaatgctaaaaatattACTTTTATATTACTTGAATtcaatataatttatatatttaaaaactacgtaaaaagtactataaataacaataattaaaaattcaaaatacTTAAAAAGGCaaatgaaaaaaattaaagtCAAAGAATAATTCGTTTGACTCTCGAAATCCAAACAACTTCATATAAGTTGAGACGGATGGAGTAGTATTTGTATTCATAGGGTCATTTGGTTGGGAAACAAGTTATCCTGGGATTAATTATTTCAGGATTAATTATTCCGGGGTTGTTATCCCACTTTCTCATAGGGATAAAAATAATACAACAATCCCAAGATAACTAATTCCGGAATTAGTTATACAACGATTTTATCTCAATCAAACGGGAGATAAACTTAACTCAaattaaatttcgaaattaattacCCCTTATTTCTCGTACCAAACGAACCTATAGAGTAGAAAAAAGCAATGAGGTTACTATATTTATAGTACTCCTTATTACGAGAACTATGGGTGTCACAACTTACTACCCCTTTTAGGAATTCAAATGTTATCCGAAATTTTGTGGTTTGGTGGTACTAGTTCTTCGTTCTTAATATTTGAGCGTAGAAATGAAGTGTCTTTGGTAAAAAATGTTTTATCCCAAGAAAGACTTTAGTTCAAATTAGTTGGGGCATAATGGGAGCCCAAAATTTTAGTAGGCATTTGGACATAAGGATTGTGAAATCtcggaaaaaataaaaattcaattcaaaatgatatttaaaaattagagaTATGTTTGAACATGAATACAATTTGGAGCTGTCTTTggatttttgtgagtgattttgaagtaaaaattttgaaaaataatttctcggagtttttcaaaattcaacttcaagtgaaatttaaaatttttatggccAAATACTAATTTGTGAAATTTTTTGTTATGCCAAACGGGCACTTAATTGTTTAACCGTTAACTGTTGTTGCAGAGGAATGAGGGAAGAGTAGGGTGTGTTgttggggtgggggggggggaagggggcTGTAGGTGAAGAGACTGGCATTCCCTACAGAAAAAGGAAGAGTGGGGAAAAAAGTTCTTTTTGTACACACTGCCATCATGTTGTTAATGATGATGCCTTCAATCTCTCATTCTCTCTCACACCAAACAAAGGAATTTCCTCCTTTTTtcccctctctctctcttcctTTTTATCTCAATAAGCATATATGGTGAATCTTTTCTTTGTTCTCAATGCTttctcttttctctctctctcttagtcCATGAAAAAGGCTAACTAACAAGTGAAGAAGAGTAAGAGAAAGAGAGGACATGGaaaataataagaagaagaataagaattgTGGGTGTTGGGCTGTTCTTAGGTCCAGTGTTATTGGAGGTGCCTGTAGTTCTTCTGTTTCTAAACACTCTGCTAATTCTATTCCAAGAACTAGTCTTGTTTATGATGCAGGTTTGTTTCTACTTGTAACCTTTTCtctttgttattatttatttatgGCGGTGTTGTTTGGATCAACTTGTGCTCGTCAGCTATTTTATCGGGTACCTTCCCATTTAGGCACCCGGTAACTTTGTCTGTCAAGACTTATATTAGAGGCGTCCCGGTGCACTAATCTCCCGTTATGCGCGGGTCCTGTTATGCGCGGGTCTAGGGAAGGGCCGAACAACAAGTGTCTATTCTAAATAATCTtatcctgcatttctgcaagaaatTGTTTTCACCGATTGAACGCGTGATCTCCTGGTCACTCTATCAAGACTTATATTGCTGAAAATAAATCACCTAGTGTGTTTTTACCTCCGCCTGGATTTGAACCTGAAACCTTGGCCACACCCTTGGACGAGAAAACTAAAATATATTTGTTCATTGTTTAAGTTTAAAACTTTTATCTTTCAAGGTTGGCTAACATACAATGTTACTTGCTTAGTGATTATTTAGGCTTTCTTTAAGTCATTTGTAAATTTCTTTTGTTTATTGAGTGATTGTATACAAATATTAGTATGGAATTGAGATGAGCTAAGCTAAAATGGAGCGACATGGACAATGAGTATTTATCTATGTTGTCTTCTTGTTTGCTGGAGTTCCCCTGCTTGATGATCatatttaagattatttattaaatttcaaAGAAGGATAATCTGTTAATATTTCAAAGGTTCTTTCTTTTGTTTAATGGAAAATTAAAGTTAGTGGAATATTCAGCTTAATTCCCTTGATTCGCTAAATACACTGTTTGAGCAAaaactgggttcggccgaaccatAGGTCAGCTTGTGCCTCCTCCCCTGCCTACATCAACCTTCTATGACAGTTTTCTACCACTCTCTCCATCTAATTTTAACAATCTAGACAACATTACATGTTGGAAACCAAAATGTAGTATGTCTATTCCTAGAAAGAAATATTGAGAGATATATGAAGTATTTACAATCAAACATCTTTTTGCAAGTGCAGCCACAGAGACCCGATACCTAAACGCTAGCAACAGGGAGATGTGCGTTCAGGATGAAGCAAGAGTATCGTCTGATACCCCTCATGATACTGATCCACCAACACTTACACCAGCTGCAGAAAACAAAGTGCAACGGCAGCTGCTTCAGTTCACATTTCATGAGCTAAAAGCTGCAACGGGGAACTTCAGACCGGATAGTATTCTTGGTGAAGGTGGATTTGGATATGTATTCAAAGGCTGGATAGACGAGAACGGGACAGCACCAGCAAAGCCCGGTTCTGGGATTACGGTTGCTGTCAAGAGCTTGAAACCAGATGGTCTTCAAGGCCATAGAGAATGGGTGGTTAGTACGTAGACTATCTGCTCGTGGTTAGTAGTAGTAAGAAAATGAGTCGAATAGAGTAAGCAAGACTATGTGCAATGGATAATAACGTAATGATTTTAATGCAGGCAGAAGTAGACTTCCTTGGACAGCTTCATCATCCTAATCTTGTCAAGTTAATCGGATACTGTATCGAAGATGATCAAAGGCTGCTCGTTTATGAGTTCATGACCCGTGGAAGCCTTGAAAACCATCTTTTCAGAAGTGAGTTCTATGATTTCTCGTTGCATTTTGAAACGTTTGGTCTTATTAATGCAAGCAAATTGATCTTTAATCACTCTTCACAGTTGATATTGCATCCCTGACTTGAAGTCTAATTTTGTATAGTATAGTCAGGACTTGAATGGCTTTTGTAATTTTTCCTGAAACTTAGTCATCACAAAAACCAGAGGCTGATCCAGGATTTAAGTTCTATGGTGTTCAATATTTAAGTTTCTTAGTATTGAACCCATTgtatttaaagttatgggttcgtAACTACtagtaatttttaaaattttagtagATTTTTACACATAAGTTTATGCTCCGCGTCGTAAGTATTGGATTCAGATGAATTTGATATCACCACTCTACATCCGCCTCTGACAGAAACACACACAATGTAAGTATGATAATGTCTATGACCAACACGGATAACATATGCAGACTGCGAAAAACTATAATTTTGTACTTCTGTTGGTAAAATGCAAGTGCTGATGTATGTTATAACTGTTCATAGGGACGATACCTCTCCCGTGGTCCAACAGGATAAAAATTTCGCTTGGTGCAGCCAAAGGCTTAGCATTTCTCCACGGAGGCCCTGAACCTGTCATTTACAGAGATTTCAAGACATCAAATATTTTACTTGATTCGGTATCTGATCAGGAACATCTCAATTTAGGTCGTCTAATACTTCTCCCGGATTCTAACACTAATATAATTCTGCAGGAATATAATGCTAAGCTTTCGGACTTTGGCCTTGCTAAAGCTGGTCCTCAAGGTGACAAAACACATGTTTCTACAAGGGTTGTGGGAACTTATGGATATGCTGCTCCAGAATATGTAATGACAGGTAAATAGCTCTCATTAATTTCTTTCATTTGTGCTAAGGATTATATGAGATTCCCTAGGGTATTTGCTAGGAAGATAAGGGATAAATATCCTATGATGGTCTATAAAATGGAAACATATCTTAATCTGAATGGGACATGAATAACGTGATCAAGATATGGTGAGTAAATAGCTCCTCGCAGCCAGAGGCAGAGTCGGGATTTTTACTAAGGGGtgccaaaattaaaaaaaattaaacacacGAAAAAGCCAAAGGGATTCAAGCATAAAACAAATACTCTTACCTAGCAACATGATATAATTTTTCGGTGTCAATTGTGTTAAACGTGGCTCCGCCACTGCACACTGCTTAATGTGTTCTAAAAATGTCGATACATGACCAAAACCTGTCTTCTATTTTCTCAGGACATTTGACATCGAAGAGTGATGTTTTTAGTTTTGGTGTTGTGCTCTTGGAGATTTTAACTGGTAGGAGGTCTATGGACAAAAAGCGTCCGAGTGGAGAACAAAATCTTGTAGCATGGGCAAGGCCATATTTAGCTGACAAGAGAAAGTTTTATCAACTTGTGGATCCTCGGCTGGATTTAAATTACTCCGTTAAAGGGGTGCAAAAGATCGCGCAGCTCGCTTACATGTGCCTGAGCAGGGATCCTAAATCTCGTCCTACAATGGATGAAATTGTGAAGGCTCTTACTCCGCTTCAAGAGCTCAATGATCTCGCTATATTATCAAATCATTCTCGCTTAATACAATCAGGAAGGCGAAAGAAGAAACTAGACGGAATGCAACAACTTAGCTATAATCATTCGAGGAGTATCAGAGAGTCTCCGTTACATTCTGGTAGGCAACATTGTAAATAATGCATTTTTAAGTTTTCTCTGAACTAAATAGTAGGAAATGAAGCCTCCAAACtaattgaagaagaaaaacagCAGGCTTTATTGTAATATGTGTTTGAAATTTTGATGAGGCTATGAATAGAATTTGAGGTGGTAGCTCATTTTCCTCTTATTGAAAGGTGAAATCTATAGAGCAGCATCCATTCGATGTTACTGATTTTCTTGGCAGGTAACTGAAATATAGCAATGTAATTGCAAACCTTTTATTTCTAGATTGTTGCTTGCAGATTTTGAGAGCGAAGTGCAAAAATAGTCTATTTAGGACCCCTATTTAAACAATAGCAAAAGTTTACAAAATTTTGAAAGTTTCTTAGAATCAAACTCTAGATCATTGGTCTGAAGTTCCAATCGCGGATCTATAGTTTCAAGCTTCAAATGGTTGGCTGAAGTTAGGCCTGCAGTTCAATAGTAAGGCTTGTGTCTTGGCCCCCCAAATTTTGGGAgccccattttaaaaaaaaaaataggtttataggtatttaaagaataatatttagtattttaaatataaaagtgAAGAAAACTTTTTGGATATATAAATAAGTAACAATTTGACTTACTTTAAAATGAATAGCAAAATAGTTTTCTCAACGTTTCAATTTGAGTTGATTTGACAATTTCGTATTTTACTCCGTCGTTAGATAACGTGTAAATTTTTTATTTCCCTTCTTTCATTTGTCCAAGTCGATCTTTTTTTTCTCTAATATCTTCACATTTCAAAAATTCCTACATATTTTTTATCTTTAGCTTTGATATTTTTACTTACCTTCTTTCTCCAAGATTTCATTACTCGCCTTCTTTCTCCAAGATTTTATTAGTTCAAGTGTTCAACGGTATTTTTAAGCTTCCAATGGTTTTATATTTCTGTTACTCTATAAAATCTTGTCTAAGATCAAGAATATCCCAAGGAATTTTAAATGAGTTcgttatattatcaattgaaaatgaattattagagaaaatcgattataaaaaaaaattattaacaactTTGTATCTCAAGAAGTTATATGaatagacttcaaataaaaaaaattaactttcttttaaaaattaaacCTCACATTAAACTTTGGCTTTAGGCCCGGTATATGCTTGAGCCGGCCCGGGCAAACAAACTAGAGATATTTCTGCAGAATCTGCATCTTAAAAAGATGATATCTCATTGCTCTAAATAGGACTCACTATAATGCACAATTATTTCTACAGAATCTGCACTATATGACCTACTTTTAGCCTTTTTCTTATCATCTGGTGATGCCCTGAAGAAACCAGAAAGTTTATAGATGACTTCATGGCATAAAGAAGACTCACTTTCAATACAAATATTCCCTCTGCTAAAGATATTTATCAGTGTAAATCTCAAGCTAGAATCAAGACTAACTTTAACAAATTCTTTGAACCAGTTCAACTCTTTTCAAGAATTATAACCATATCTTGGAATAAAATACAAATATACAAATAACTAGCAATGAACTCGTGTAATGCATgcaaaataaattcaataaatataacaacaacaacaatccagtagaATCCCACTAATGGAGTCTGggaaggatagtgtgtacgcagaccttacccctaccccaaaggagtagagaggctgtttccgaaagaccctcggttcaagaaaacaaaaagacaaaacgaCAAGAGGAGACAACATTAGTATCACCGCAACAATCATtaaaaaaataggaacaccatgaaatgcagaagaaagatgcaaagcaaaaatgatagctagtaaataggacatgcactgaaaagcgaagtaataaaatacaacattgtcactagctaccCTAGACAAAAACCATACGTGgccagtcccacaatggtacgaagtaagtcaaaactcaactacatcctaacctacaactctaatactcgacctccacatcttcctatcaagtgtcatgtcatccgaaatctggagcctcgccatatcctgtctgatcacctctccccaatacttcttaagcCGCCCTCTATCTCTTCTCGTGTCCTCCACAActagccgctcacacctccgtaccggagcatctaggcttctcctttgaatatgtccgaaccatctaagcctcgtttcccgtatcttgtcatcaatgggagccacgtgcaccttctcccgaataacatcattcctaatcttatctatcctagtgtgcccgcacatccacctcaacatcctcatttctgctacattcatcttttggatatgtgagttcttaacgggccaacactcagccccatacaacatggctggtctaaccaccgctttatagaacttacctttgagtattgatggtactctcttgtcacacaggactccagatgctaacctccacttcatccatcctaccccaatacggtgtgtgacatcctcgtcgatcttccctctcccctggataaccgaaccaaggtacttgaagctgcctctactcgggatgacttgtgattcaagcctcacatccacgcccacttcccctggctcagcgctgaatttacactccaggtattccgtcttcgtcctgctcaacttgaaacccttagactcaagagcctgtctccaaacctctagcctctcattaacaccggctcacgactcatcaatcagaactatgtcatcggcaaatagcatgcaccatggcacctctccttgaatatggtgtgttaatgcGTCGATCACGAGGGCGAATAAGAAcagactgagcgcagaaccttggtgtaaccccattacaaccggaaacTACTCAGAGTTGCCTCTTACTGTCCTAACctgagtcttagccccatcatacatgtccttaattgccataatgtagggaaccgatacaccttttgcctccaggcatctccagagaacttctctaggaatctTGTCATacactttctctaggtcaataaataccatgtgcagatccttcttcctctctctgtacagttccaccaacctcctaacaatgtgtatagcttctgtagtcgaacgacctgGCATGAACctgaactggttgtcggatacataTATTGTCATCCTTACCCTCACTttaaccaccctctcccacacttttatggtatgactcagtaatttgatacctctataattgttacaactctggatatcacctttgttcttatacaatgggaccaccgtactccacctccactcatccggcatcctcttctccttaaaaataacattaaacaacctagtcaaccactccaaacctgctttccccacacacttccaaaatttcaCCGGAATCTCGTTTGGctcg from Nicotiana tomentosiformis chromosome 11, ASM39032v3, whole genome shotgun sequence encodes:
- the LOC104094921 gene encoding serine/threonine-protein kinase PBL34-like, with translation MENNKKKNKNCGCWAVLRSSVIGGACSSSVSKHSANSIPRTSLVYDAATETRYLNASNREMCVQDEARVSSDTPHDTDPPTLTPAAENKVQRQLLQFTFHELKAATGNFRPDSILGEGGFGYVFKGWIDENGTAPAKPGSGITVAVKSLKPDGLQGHREWVAEVDFLGQLHHPNLVKLIGYCIEDDQRLLVYEFMTRGSLENHLFRRTIPLPWSNRIKISLGAAKGLAFLHGGPEPVIYRDFKTSNILLDSEYNAKLSDFGLAKAGPQGDKTHVSTRVVGTYGYAAPEYVMTGHLTSKSDVFSFGVVLLEILTGRRSMDKKRPSGEQNLVAWARPYLADKRKFYQLVDPRLDLNYSVKGVQKIAQLAYMCLSRDPKSRPTMDEIVKALTPLQELNDLAILSNHSRLIQSGRRKKKLDGMQQLSYNHSRSIRESPLHSGRQHCK